A single region of the Halichondria panicea chromosome 10, odHalPani1.1, whole genome shotgun sequence genome encodes:
- the LOC135342722 gene encoding transmembrane protein 115-like, with translation MQHKTQAFAMMSLQQVKAMSLCAKVLSGVIVLFYLFSFSPFLHNNLAMTPAFVSPPSMKIWTLITAPFYENRIIFVAMDLVAVIGFSTILEPLWGIKEFMIFTGVVGVASLLSGVVFAIFLYSVTYSYDYMLVPFHGLVALACGYVVAVKQFHPDSVAFPPPAPPTFRVKHLSLLIITTTTVLALVGVVSYAFFWLSLSGTVSGWIYLRFYQKKEQGSRGDMSESFSFATFFPEPIQPPLATLGGFLYHVLVKIKVCPKAVRTYDVSAPSTIRLTLPGTDPLDAQRRKQRALKALDERLNKNDEPLSWPSLDDAGTSSQEEEISQAVGAVQLEAVVVQSHPPPSVPTETITDQSKASSSASLQTAKTELV, from the exons ATGCAGCACAAAACCCAGGCCTTCGCTATG ATGAGCCTACAACAAGTCAAggctatgtcactgtgtgCTAAAGTGTTGTCTGGTGTCATCGTGTTGTTCTACTTGTTCAGTTTCTCTCCGTTCCTCCATAACAACCTCGCCATGACACCAGCTTT tgtgtctCCACCAAGCATGAAGATCTGGACCCTGATAACAGCTCCCTTCTATGAAAACAGAATCATATTT GTTGCTATGGACCTTGTTGCTGTGATTGGGTTTTCCACCATCCTAGAGCCACTGTGGGGCATCAAGGAGTTTATG ATATTCAcaggtgtggtgggtgtggccagtCTGCTCTCTGGTGTTGTGTTCGCCATCTTCCTCTATTCTGTCACTTACTCGTACGATTACAT GTTGGTTCCGTTCCATGGTCTGGTAGCTCTTGCCTGTGGGTACGTGGTGGCAGTCAAGCAGTTCCATCCAGACAGTGTGGCCTTCCCCCCTCCTGCTCCGCCCACCTTTAGGGTCAAG CACCTCTCTCTACTCATCATCACCACGACGACGGTCCTGGcactagtgggtgtggtctcgtACGCCTTCTTCTGGCTGTCCCTGAGTGGTACAGTATCAGGATGGATCTACCTTCGATTCTACCAGAAGAAGGAGCAGGGGAGCAGAGGGGATATGTCAGAGAGCTTCTCTTTCGCCACTTTCTTCCCCGAGCCAATACA ACCTCCACTGGCTACGTTGGGTGGCTTCCTATATCACGTCCTAGTCAAGATCAAGGTGTGCCCCAAGGCAGTGAGGACCTACGATGTGAGTGCCCCCTCCACCATCCGTCTCACTTTACCAGGGACTGACCCCCTCGACGCTCAGAGGAGAAA ACAGAGAGCATTGAAGGCACTGGACGAGAGACTCAACAAGAACGATGAGCCATTGAGCTGGCCCTCTCTTGATGACGCTGGTACAAGCAGTCAAGAGGAGGAGATATCACAAGCTGTTGGTGCGGTGCAACTAGAAGCTGTGGTGGTGCAAAGTCACCCTCCTCCTAGTGTGCCTACAGAGACTATTACTGATCAAAGCAAAGCATCGTCTAGTGCTAGCTTGCAGACTGCAAAGACAGAGCTAGtttag
- the LOC135342798 gene encoding NHP2-like protein 1, with protein MASSEPKAVNPKAYPLADPQLTGTILNLLQQATNYKQIKKGANEATKSLNRGISEFIVMAADTEPLEIVLHLPLLCEDKNVPYVFVTSGAALGRACGLERPVVACAVTTNEGSQLKPQITTLQRNIEKLLI; from the exons ATG GCAAGCTCAGAACCTAAAGCAGTGAACCCCAAAGCCTACCCTCTGGCTGACCCCCAGCTGACTGGTACCATCCTCAACCTCTTGCAACAAGCCACCAACTACAAGCAGATCAAGAAGGGAGCCAATGAAG CTACAAAGTCTCTCAACAGAGGTATCTCTGAGTTCATAGTGATGGCTGCTGACACTGAGCCACTGGAGATCGTGCTCCACCTTCCACTCCTCTGTGAGGACAAG AATGTGCCTTATGTGTTTGTGACCTCTGGTGCTGCATTGGGGCGAGCGTGTGGACTAGAGAGGCCAGTGGTGGCCTGCGCTGTCACTACCAATGAAGGATCTCAACTTAAACCTCAAATTACCACTTTACAGCGAAATATTGAGAAACTTCTCATCTGA